The Ciconia boyciana chromosome 26, ASM3463844v1, whole genome shotgun sequence nucleotide sequence ccCCGGCTCCCACTGCGGGCGCTGTGCTTCCACGCCAACCCTCCCCACTTGACTTTTTAGCTCCTTTTTACCATCGGCCGGGGAGGGATCGGAGCGTGCACCCCCCAGGACCTggctccagcccctgcccgctTCGAGGGGCAGCGTGGACAGGGGTCCCCGAGAGGGGACGTGACAccatggggaggggaagggggactcggggggggggggggtctaTCACACGTCCcctattttcatataaaaaatgtaaataaacagTGCGAACTGACTTGCTGCTCCAGGATGCTTTGGGGAGGGGTGAACTCGTGTCCCTGCCcgcggggaggaggagaggccgAGCCCCCCGCAGCCTCCGCTCCCCTCCCAGGGCCGCGtctccctggggtgctgctgcgggGGGGACCCGCCGGGCAAGGGCTTCGGTTCGGCGAACCCTGCCCACGCCGGAGCTCGTCACCCGCGCGAGAAGGGGACGCCCCTGTCCCATGTCACCCCCAGAGCTATTAGcgtttttaagtgtttttaaaaaaaacaagaacaataaaaaaactcTTAAATGTTTTGTACAAAACGCCACCTCTTTGTGCCGCATGTCCCGGAGGGCTCCGGGGCCAGAGTCCCCCCCGGTGCGGTGCAGCCAGCGGGCCGTGGCATGTGGCTACCAGGGGACCGtggccctgccagctccccccgagccagggagggggggggatCTGGGACGAGGCTGGGCTGGAAGCACAACGGGGAGGCCACGGTGactgggggggacggggacgtggtGGGGGACCATGGCGAGGGGACGAGGCTGGGGATGggagagggggctggggggtgggacggggacagggacgtgaTGGAGGGGACGGGGATGACATGGGGGGCTGTGGCGAGGAcgatggggacatggaggggttCTGGGGGGGACagacagggctggggctggaagaggggtctggggggtgggatggggacagggacgtgatggaggggacggggacgggatGAAATAGGGGGCTGTGGAGGGGACAATAGGGACAAGATGGGAGGGTCCATGGCgagggggacggggctggggatgggagagggggctgggggggtgggacggggacagggacgtgaTGGAGGGGACGGGGATGACGTGGGGGGCTGCGGCGAGGACGATGGGCCTGGGGACACGACGGGGGCCGGTGGCGAGGAcgatggggacatggaggggttCTGGGGGGGGACagacagggctggggctggggggtgggacggggacagggacgtgaTGCAGGGGACGGGGATGAAACGGGGGGGCCGGTGGCGAGGAGGACGGGGACAGGGCGGGAGGCTCCGCGGCGGGGGGCGCACAGCGCTGGGGCGGGGCGAGTGGCGGGGTGAAGCGGGAAGCGGGGCCGGGGTGGCGGCGAGGGGACACGCGGGGCGGGGAcacgcggggcggggcggccggggggcgcGGCTCCCGCCGTGGGCGCGGCACCGGGCgtgcccgccccgccccgcccgccccgccccgcgccgcgcggGGCCATGGCgctggcggcggcgctggcggcgCTGGCGGCGCTGGCGCTGCTGCAGCGGCTGCTGCGGCCGCACCTCTGGGCCGACCTGGCCTtcgcggcgcgggcggcgcggtgccggcggcgggcggcggcgggcgggggcggcagcTTGGCCGCCCGGTTCCTGCGGACGGCGCGGGAGGCGCCGGCCCGGCCCTTcctgcgggcggcggggggcgcggagCCCTacgggcgggcggcgcggcgggtgGCGCGGGTGGCCAACGCGCTGCGGCGGCGGCCCCtgggcggcggggacgggggggagcTGGGTCCCGGCGTGACCGTGGGGCTGTTGGTGGGCAACGAGCCGCGCTTCgtctggggctggctggggctggcggcGCTGGGGGCCCGGCCCGCCTTCCTGGGCACGGCGctgcgccccgccgccctccggCACTGCCTGCGCGCCTGCGGGGCGCGGGCGCTGCTGGTGGCGGACGGTGAGGACCGGGGCGGGGAAGGGACCCGGGGGGACGGGACCGGGGGAAGGGACCCGGGGGGCCGGGACCTGGGGGGAGGGACCCGGGGGAAGGGAcccgggggggccgggaccTGGGGGGAGGGACCCGGGGGAAGGGACCCGGGGGCCGGGACCTGGGGAAGGGACCCGGGGGGCCGGGACCCGGGGGGACGGGACCGGGAGGGGGCCGGGACCGAGCGGGGACgggaccggggggggggacagcggggagtGGGAGGAACAACGGCGCCAGGGGATGGGGTGCGAccggggaaggaggggggggagcggggagcggggatgGGGCGGGACCCGGGGCACCGCGGCTGGCAAAGGCTCCAGGGATGGGCTGGTACCGGGGGCAGCAGGGAAGTACCGGGCTCCGCGGGACCGGGGATGGGGTGGGACCGGGGCCGCTGCGGGTGACGGGCTCTGGGGCACAGGGGTGGCACCAGGGGTGCGGGGGTCTCCGGCCCCGCCAGGCAGGGATCCGGGCAGCTCGGGGGGCCAGGGTGGCTCAGCACAGGGGTGGGTGATGGGGAGCATGTGGGTGCCCCCCGTGGGTCCCTCCAGCTGTGCCCCGTGTTTTGGTCCCCCCAGAGTGGCCCCATCCATCTGCCCCGCACGGGCCCAGCCGCTCGCCCCCCACGCTCCCCCGGGCCAGGGCTCGGGGCGGGAAtggggcagccctgctccccatcctctccccaccctgggccgggctggggggaccACAGGCTGTGCCCTGTGTCTGCCCCCACGCCAGCCTGtcccgttccccccccccaggcctgTTTGCAGCGGTGGAGCCCATCCTGCCCAGCCTGCGGGAGGATGGCATCGTggtgtgggtgctgggctcGGGGCCGTACCCCCCCGGCGTCGTGgccctgcaggagctgctggatgcGGCCTCCGAGGAGCTGGAGCCCGAGGACGTCTGGCAGCCCGAGGACATGAACGACACCTGCCTCTACATCTTCACCTCCGGCACCACCggtgggtgcctggggctgGCGGGACAGGGTGCCCTGGGTGAGCGGGGGGGCTCGACGCCGTCTCCCCCTTCCAGGTCTCCCTAAAGCTGCCCGCGTCTCCCACCTCAAGTCCATCATGTGCCTGAGCTTCTACGAGCTGGTGGGAGCCTCCAGCCGGGACGTGGTGTACCTGGCGCTGCCCCTCTACCACATGGCCGGGTCCCTCCTGGGCATCGTCGGCTGCATCGGCATCggtgagcagggctggggaccccgCGGCGAGCCCGGCGACGTTTCGGGGGGGCTGatcccccgccccggcccggtTTTCCGCAGGGGCCACTTGTGTGCTGAAGGAGAAGTTCTCAGCCAGCCAGTTTTGGGACGACTGTCGCGCCGAGGGCGTCACTGTCTTCCAGTACATCGGGGAGCTCTGCCGCTACCTCGTCAACCAGCCCCAGGTCGAGGGGGGagccagggtggggggggggggtccggggAGCACCCCCAAATCTGACCCTGCGGCCCCGCAGCGTCCCGGGGAGCGGGAGCACGGGCTGCGGCTGGCAGTGGGCAGCGGGCTGCGCCCCGACGTCTGGCGGAGCTTCCTGCAGCGCTTTGGGGCCATCCGCATCGTGGAGACCTACGGGATGACCGAGGGCAACGTCACCCTCTTCAACTACACGGGGAcgccgggggccgtggggcgcAGCAGCTTCATCTACAAGgtgagaggggctggggggggggtgctgtgcccccccaccccatgcccGTCCCCACGGGGACGCTGACGCCCacccggcccctctccccagctcttcTCGCCCTTTGAGATCGTGCGCTACGACGTGAGGGAGGGAGCCCCAGTGCGGGACGCGGCCGGGCGCTGCATCCGCGTGGGGACGGGTGAGTAGCGGggcttgggggaggggggggcttgggggtccccatgggtgccccctgTCacacgtccccatccccgcagGTGAGACGGGGTTGCTGATCGCCCCAGTGACCCCCCGGACCCCCTTCCTGGGCTACGCCGGCAGCCGGGAGCTGtcagagcagaagctgctgcGGGGGGTCTTCGCTGAGGGTGACACCTACTTCAGCACCGGTGACCTGATGGAGCAGGATGCGGCCCAGTTCGTCCGCTTCCGCGACCGCACCGGGGACACCTACAGGTGCCAGAGGCCCCCACCCATGggggacaccccccacccctgccctgccccatgggGACAGCGCAGCAGCCCCACAGACCCCATCCATTGCATGGCCGGGGGGCGTCGCTCAGCCCCATCCTGCTCATCCCTGTCGTTCCCTTCCCAGGTGGAAAGGCGAGAACGTGGCCACCACAGAGGTGGCCGAAGCCTTGGTGGCCCATGAGTCCCTGCAAGATGCCACCGTCTACGGCGTCACCGTGCCAGGTACAGATGCCCCCACCCCGTCCCTTCACAGTGTCATTGTCGTCCCGTGTGTCGTGTgtgtgtcgtgtccccccccccccagcccggtgGTGGCCCCCTCAAGCTCTGCCCTCGCCCGCAGGCCACGAGGGTCGTGCTGGGATGGCAGCGCTGGTGCTGCGTCCCGGCTGCCAGCTGGACGGTCCCGCTCTCTACCGGCACgtggagcagctcctgccgcCCTACGCCTGGCCCCGCTTCCTCCGGCTGCAGGTAACGGGATGGGCTGGGGGGTACCCCGGGGGGGTGGGTGACCGGGGGGGAGGTCTCCCCAACCTGCCCCTGCCGCCCTCCCAGGAGCGCCTGGCGATGACGGAGACCTTCAAGCAGCAGAAGGTGCGGCTGGCGCAGGAGGGCTTCAATCCGGCTCACGTCCCCGACCCCCTCTTCCTGCTGGATGAGACCACCAAAGCCTACGTGCCCCTCAGCCCTGCGCTCTGCGAGGGCGTCCTGGACGGGCGCCTCCGCATTTAGACCTCGCCCGGGCGCCCCAAGCCC carries:
- the SLC27A3 gene encoding long-chain fatty acid transport protein 3, with protein sequence MALAAALAALAALALLQRLLRPHLWADLAFAARAARCRRRAAAGGGGSLAARFLRTAREAPARPFLRAAGGAEPYGRAARRVARVANALRRRPLGGGDGGELGPGVTVGLLVGNEPRFVWGWLGLAALGARPAFLGTALRPAALRHCLRACGARALLVADGLFAAVEPILPSLREDGIVVWVLGSGPYPPGVVALQELLDAASEELEPEDVWQPEDMNDTCLYIFTSGTTGLPKAARVSHLKSIMCLSFYELVGASSRDVVYLALPLYHMAGSLLGIVGCIGIGATCVLKEKFSASQFWDDCRAEGVTVFQYIGELCRYLVNQPQRPGEREHGLRLAVGSGLRPDVWRSFLQRFGAIRIVETYGMTEGNVTLFNYTGTPGAVGRSSFIYKLFSPFEIVRYDVREGAPVRDAAGRCIRVGTGETGLLIAPVTPRTPFLGYAGSRELSEQKLLRGVFAEGDTYFSTGDLMEQDAAQFVRFRDRTGDTYRWKGENVATTEVAEALVAHESLQDATVYGVTVPGHEGRAGMAALVLRPGCQLDGPALYRHVEQLLPPYAWPRFLRLQERLAMTETFKQQKVRLAQEGFNPAHVPDPLFLLDETTKAYVPLSPALCEGVLDGRLRI